In Psychrobacter ciconiae, the following are encoded in one genomic region:
- a CDS encoding YeeE/YedE family protein produces MLKISFSKNDILKNTIGLISGLIFGVGLILSQMVNPQKVLGFLNVFGAWDISLALVMVGALMVSIIGVFIAKRKSQSLIGEAIILPNKTVIDKPLILGAALFGIGWGIAGICPAPAIVLLGTGQWQALVFIVAMIIGIIAYQQVIKPKLR; encoded by the coding sequence ATGTTAAAAATTAGCTTTTCAAAAAACGATATTTTAAAAAACACTATCGGTCTAATTTCAGGATTAATTTTTGGCGTTGGTTTAATCCTATCGCAAATGGTCAATCCGCAAAAAGTCTTGGGATTTTTAAACGTCTTTGGCGCTTGGGATATCTCGCTCGCGCTTGTGATGGTCGGGGCGTTGATGGTCTCGATAATCGGCGTTTTTATTGCCAAACGCAAATCACAAAGCCTAATTGGCGAAGCTATCATTTTGCCCAACAAAACGGTCATTGATAAACCGCTGATTCTTGGCGCAGCTTTATTTGGTATTGGTTGGGGAATCGCCGGGATTTGTCCTGCGCCTGCCATCGTGCTTCTTGGTACAGGACAATGGCAAGCGCTAGTCTTTATAGTGGCGATGATAATAGGCATTATCGCCTATCAGCAAGTTATCAAGCCCAAACTTCGCTAA
- a CDS encoding YeeE/YedE family protein, whose amino-acid sequence MDWQAFTPISFLGGLIIGVAASLLLLGIGRIAGVSGITASVIRVKSVAPWQVLFLIGLIISPLIYQIIVPLPTIEVTSSVLLLIIAGLLVGFGTQLGSGCTSGHGICGLARFSKRSLVAVITFMATGIITVTLLR is encoded by the coding sequence ATGGATTGGCAAGCGTTTACGCCGATATCGTTTTTGGGTGGTTTAATTATAGGAGTTGCCGCAAGTTTATTGCTGCTTGGTATTGGACGAATTGCAGGGGTCAGCGGAATTACCGCAAGCGTAATTCGCGTTAAAAGCGTTGCGCCTTGGCAAGTGCTGTTTTTAATCGGCTTAATTATCTCGCCACTGATTTACCAAATCATTGTGCCGCTGCCAACGATTGAAGTCACCTCATCTGTTCTGCTACTGATTATTGCAGGGCTTTTGGTAGGTTTCGGGACTCAGCTTGGCTCAGGCTGTACCAGTGGTCATGGCATTTGCGGTTTGGCACGTTTTTCAAAGCGCTCGCTAGTTGCGGTCATCACTTTTATGGCGACGGGGATTATTACCGTAACCCTTTTACGGTAA
- the ispE gene encoding 4-(cytidine 5'-diphospho)-2-C-methyl-D-erythritol kinase produces MTYASSTYYFGSNTAITRLSPAKINLFLHITQKRADGYHDLQTVFRLLDWGDYLHFLPTDSLAVAPLIQSIPDFWAKSSSDQAAALCDGLIKLNGAAAITENLADNLIIKAAVALLQHALEQDELPEVLSQITLSIDKHIPMGAGLGGGSSNAATTLTTLNHLWQLDLTLDSLYELGVKLGADVPVFIFNQDAIGSGIGDALAPILLPEQYYLLLTPSAHISTETLFAHPKLCRTMPVLATTDIETQAADFYQTLKPPYQNVFTPIVTDMAPKVAEALDYLQSLLPAEVSAARMSGTGSAVFLPLPDEIAFDEDTIQSWIDRAPCPAILVHNL; encoded by the coding sequence ATGACCTACGCAAGCTCAACTTATTATTTTGGCTCAAATACAGCCATCACGCGCCTATCTCCTGCCAAAATCAATTTATTTTTGCACATCACTCAAAAGCGAGCAGACGGTTATCATGACTTACAAACGGTATTTCGCCTGCTTGATTGGGGCGATTATTTGCATTTTTTGCCAACTGACAGTTTAGCCGTCGCGCCACTTATTCAAAGCATTCCTGATTTTTGGGCAAAATCAAGCTCTGACCAAGCCGCAGCCCTTTGTGACGGGCTCATTAAACTCAATGGCGCGGCTGCCATCACCGAAAACTTGGCAGACAACTTAATCATTAAAGCCGCGGTCGCCCTACTGCAACACGCCCTTGAGCAAGACGAGCTGCCAGAAGTCCTCAGCCAAATTACCTTAAGCATTGATAAGCATATCCCTATGGGCGCAGGGCTTGGTGGCGGCTCATCAAACGCTGCGACAACGCTCACTACCTTGAACCATTTGTGGCAACTTGACTTAACCCTTGATAGCCTTTATGAGCTTGGCGTCAAGCTTGGCGCTGACGTTCCGGTATTTATTTTTAACCAAGACGCCATTGGCAGCGGCATCGGTGACGCTCTTGCGCCTATTTTGCTTCCTGAGCAGTATTATTTACTGTTAACGCCCAGTGCCCACATCAGCACCGAAACGCTATTTGCCCACCCTAAGCTTTGTCGAACCATGCCTGTGCTGGCAACAACAGACATCGAAACTCAAGCTGCCGATTTTTACCAAACCTTAAAACCGCCTTATCAAAACGTATTTACACCCATCGTGACCGATATGGCGCCCAAGGTTGCCGAGGCGCTTGACTACTTACAAAGCCTATTGCCAGCTGAGGTCAGCGCAGCGCGAATGAGCGGCACCGGAAGCGCCGTTTTTTTGCCACTTCCTGATGAAATTGCCTTCGATGAAGACACCATTCAATCGTGGATTGATCGTGCGCCCTGCCCTGCAATCTTGGTTCACAACCTTTGA
- a CDS encoding aminotransferase class V-fold PLP-dependent enzyme: MPALRQDIDPEGLLEYSVVYTDRALNHMSKVFQKVMNDLSRDLKAVYNADAVAILPGSGTYGMEAVARQLAQNEDCLIIRNGWFSYRWTQILEQGKFAKSSIVLAADREDDEDRPEPFAPVAIEKAVAKIKEAKPGIVFAPHVETSAGIILPEDYIKQLADAVHSVGGLLVIDCIASGCVWLDMKKLGIDVLISAPQKGWSSTPGAGLVMLSEKAIEKVENTESNCFSFDLKQWLNVMRAYENGGHAYHTTMPTDSLRQFRDTIEESKKIGFDKLCDAQWELGNKVRAVLESRGIESVAAEGFKAPGVVVSYTERDDMHKGTAFAELGLQIAAGVPLKCDEPAGFKTFRLGLFGLDKLTDVDGAVARFEKALDQVLAKDAASA, translated from the coding sequence ATGCCTGCATTACGTCAAGACATTGACCCAGAAGGCTTACTTGAATATTCAGTGGTTTATACCGACCGTGCTTTAAACCATATGTCCAAAGTGTTCCAAAAAGTCATGAACGACTTATCTCGTGACCTAAAAGCCGTTTATAACGCTGACGCCGTGGCTATCCTTCCAGGGTCAGGAACTTATGGCATGGAAGCGGTTGCCCGTCAATTGGCGCAAAACGAAGACTGCCTTATCATTCGTAACGGTTGGTTCAGCTACCGCTGGACGCAAATCTTAGAGCAAGGCAAATTTGCCAAATCGTCAATCGTTCTTGCCGCTGACCGCGAAGACGACGAAGACCGCCCTGAGCCATTTGCGCCAGTGGCTATCGAAAAAGCGGTTGCCAAAATCAAAGAAGCCAAGCCTGGTATCGTATTTGCGCCGCACGTTGAAACTTCAGCTGGAATTATCTTACCTGAAGACTACATCAAACAGCTTGCTGACGCTGTTCATAGCGTTGGTGGTTTATTGGTTATCGACTGCATCGCCTCAGGCTGCGTCTGGCTTGACATGAAAAAGCTTGGCATTGACGTGCTTATCAGCGCCCCACAAAAAGGTTGGAGCAGCACGCCGGGCGCAGGACTTGTCATGCTGAGCGAAAAAGCAATTGAAAAAGTTGAAAATACCGAATCAAACTGCTTTAGCTTTGACTTAAAACAGTGGCTTAACGTCATGCGCGCCTACGAAAACGGCGGTCATGCTTACCACACCACCATGCCAACCGACAGCTTACGTCAATTCCGCGACACCATCGAAGAGTCAAAGAAAATTGGCTTTGACAAGCTTTGTGATGCTCAGTGGGAGCTTGGCAACAAAGTTCGCGCGGTTCTTGAAAGCCGTGGTATCGAAAGCGTTGCTGCTGAAGGCTTTAAAGCCCCAGGCGTTGTGGTCAGCTACACCGAGCGCGACGATATGCACAAAGGCACCGCATTTGCTGAGCTTGGCTTGCAAATTGCTGCCGGCGTTCCACTTAAGTGTGACGAGCCTGCAGGCTTTAAAACGTTCCGCCTAGGCTTATTCGGTCTTGATAAATTGACTGACGTTGATGGCGCGGTTGCTCGCTTTGAAAAAGCGCTTGACCAAGTGCTTGCTAAAGACGCCGCTTCTGCCTAA
- a CDS encoding 50S ribosomal protein L25/general stress protein Ctc: MSNNPFALSAVDRSADLQGKGASRRLRKQNLVPAIIYGGNEEPTAISLKINELVKSIETEAFFSQILTITVDDTEHQAVIKALQRHPSKGFPMHVDFQRIVKGQKINLNVPVHYEGEENAPGTKAAGVLSTLVTDIEISCLPSQLPEALKVDVSGLDIGDVIRLSDIQLPEGVVIVELENEEGHDRTIVTMLAPTVEETDEAGDDADAGDVPATEQTDSE; encoded by the coding sequence ATGAGCAACAACCCATTTGCCCTAAGCGCAGTTGACCGTTCTGCTGACTTGCAAGGTAAAGGTGCGAGCCGCCGCCTTCGTAAGCAAAACCTTGTTCCTGCCATCATTTATGGCGGCAACGAAGAGCCAACTGCCATCTCGCTTAAAATTAACGAATTGGTTAAATCTATTGAAACTGAAGCGTTCTTTTCACAGATTTTAACCATTACTGTTGATGACACTGAGCACCAAGCCGTTATCAAAGCCTTGCAGCGTCACCCATCAAAAGGCTTCCCAATGCATGTTGACTTTCAACGCATTGTTAAAGGTCAAAAAATCAACTTGAACGTTCCGGTTCATTACGAAGGCGAAGAAAACGCTCCAGGCACCAAAGCTGCTGGCGTATTATCAACGCTTGTGACCGATATCGAAATCTCTTGCTTGCCTTCACAGCTTCCTGAAGCATTAAAAGTTGATGTGTCAGGGCTTGATATCGGCGATGTGATTCGTTTGTCAGACATTCAATTGCCTGAAGGCGTGGTAATCGTTGAGCTTGAAAACGAAGAAGGTCACGACCGCACTATCGTTACTATGCTTGCGCCTACGGTTGAAGAAACTGATGAAGCAGGCGATGATGCCGATGCTGGTGATGTTCCTGCCACTGAGCAAACTGACAGCGAATAA
- the lolB gene encoding lipoprotein insertase outer membrane protein LolB, which translates to MSFFSKKSFTLAVISLPILLAGGCQSLPKSPATSQSTISQPQKLASFNINGKIGVTSPSSGDGNQGGSAFYAWGQENDRFAIELIGALGIGKTNISYDGQSATLISEKTGTLSAKTPEELLQKATGWQAPISQMPYWISGRAAPSDKNAKLDAQNRLISSQNGAWSASFGYKGNDKLPNKISATQPTGQKVVMTITHQ; encoded by the coding sequence ATGTCGTTTTTTTCAAAAAAGTCTTTCACGTTAGCGGTCATCAGCTTACCCATACTGCTGGCAGGCGGCTGTCAGTCACTGCCAAAAAGCCCCGCAACCAGTCAGTCAACCATCAGCCAACCACAAAAGCTTGCAAGTTTTAATATTAATGGCAAAATTGGCGTTACCAGTCCAAGTTCAGGCGATGGCAATCAAGGCGGCAGCGCATTTTATGCTTGGGGTCAAGAAAACGATCGCTTTGCTATTGAGCTTATCGGCGCGCTTGGCATTGGCAAAACCAACATCAGCTATGACGGTCAAAGCGCAACCTTAATCAGTGAAAAAACCGGAACGCTGAGCGCCAAAACTCCAGAAGAGTTGCTCCAAAAAGCGACCGGTTGGCAAGCGCCGATATCGCAAATGCCGTATTGGATTTCAGGACGCGCGGCCCCAAGCGACAAAAATGCCAAGCTTGACGCCCAAAATCGCCTAATCAGCTCGCAAAACGGGGCTTGGTCGGCAAGTTTTGGCTATAAAGGCAATGATAAGCTGCCAAATAAAATCAGCGCCACTCAACCAACAGGGCAAAAAGTCGTTATGACCATCACCCATCAATAA
- a CDS encoding ribose-phosphate pyrophosphokinase, with protein MPYLAIFTGTAHPELAKTVADHLHIPLGKADISRFSDGEIAVEIKENVRGKDVFILQSTCAPTNNNIMEIMMMADALRRSSAGRITAVMPYFGYARQDRRPRSARVPISAKVVADMLSIVSIDRVMTVDLHSDQIQGFFDIPVDNIYGTPVLLNDLTKQHYDNLMVVSPDVGGVVRARAMAKQLGDADLAIIDKRRARANESQVMHIIGDVRDRDCVIVDDIVDTAGTLCKAAQALKDNGARRVLGYITHPVLSGNALKNISDSALDEIVVTDTIPLSPAAQACEKIRQVSIAPTIAESLRRINNEESISAMFE; from the coding sequence ATGCCTTATTTGGCGATTTTTACGGGAACTGCCCATCCTGAATTAGCAAAAACCGTAGCTGACCATCTGCATATTCCGCTTGGCAAAGCTGATATCAGTCGCTTTTCGGACGGCGAAATTGCCGTTGAAATCAAAGAAAACGTTCGTGGTAAAGACGTCTTTATTTTGCAGTCTACCTGTGCGCCAACCAATAACAACATCATGGAAATTATGATGATGGCTGATGCCCTGCGCCGATCAAGCGCCGGTCGCATCACTGCGGTCATGCCGTATTTTGGTTACGCCCGTCAAGACCGCAGACCACGATCAGCCCGCGTGCCAATCTCTGCCAAAGTTGTCGCTGACATGCTAAGCATCGTAAGTATTGACCGCGTCATGACCGTTGATTTGCACTCAGATCAAATCCAAGGCTTTTTTGATATTCCGGTTGATAACATTTACGGGACACCAGTCTTATTAAATGACTTAACCAAACAGCATTATGACAACCTGATGGTTGTATCTCCTGACGTTGGCGGCGTGGTTCGTGCTCGCGCGATGGCAAAACAGCTTGGCGATGCCGATTTGGCAATTATTGATAAACGCCGCGCTCGCGCGAATGAATCTCAAGTCATGCACATCATCGGCGACGTTCGCGACCGCGATTGCGTGATTGTCGATGACATCGTCGATACCGCAGGAACGCTTTGTAAAGCCGCCCAAGCCCTAAAAGACAATGGCGCTCGCCGCGTTTTAGGCTACATTACCCATCCGGTATTGTCAGGAAATGCGCTAAAAAACATCAGCGACTCTGCCCTTGATGAAATTGTCGTTACCGATACCATTCCGTTATCGCCCGCCGCACAAGCTTGTGAAAAAATCCGCCAAGTCAGCATTGCTCCTACCATTGCTGAAAGCTTACGCCGGATTAATAACGAAGAATCGATCAGTGCGATGTTTGAATAA
- a CDS encoding AMP-binding protein has translation MTDFHTGLGKTPANFQPLTPIDFLIRSAQVYPDKPAIIYDDLTHNNLTQSWQDTFTRCRQLSDGLRKLGIDKNDTVAVMMPNIPAMVEAAFGVPMSGGVLCTLNTRLGINALCFCLQHSEAKVLILDSEFAELAEIIIETFPDLILIHATDSAIEVPSFGVMSYEELLASSDNLDNWERPEDEWDAISLNYTSGTTGTPKGVVYHHRGAALNAVSNILDWDMPKHASYLWTLPLFHCNGWSFPWTVAERAGVNVCLRSIDADLILTLIAKHGVTHYCAAPVVHNLIANGKDALKSAIRHTVKGWVAGAPPSTTMLEKMEAMGFDITHVYGLTEVYGPVTLCAEQDDWLQLDIAERAQKKSRQGVASHLMTGFDVFKQGTTEPVAADGTEIGELVLQGNMVMKGYLKSRKATEEALKDGWFRTGDLGVKFPDGYIKISDRLKDIIISGGENISSIEIENVLYKLAAIESCAVVAAPDDKWGEIPIAFIEIYDGSSLTRDDVISHCRAHLAGFKVPKHIIFTQIPKTSTGKVQKFELRQAAKSLAHEAPKVK, from the coding sequence ATGACCGATTTTCATACCGGACTTGGCAAGACGCCCGCCAACTTTCAACCGCTCACCCCGATTGATTTTTTAATCCGCAGCGCTCAGGTTTATCCTGATAAACCTGCCATTATTTACGATGATTTGACTCATAATAATTTAACCCAATCGTGGCAAGACACCTTTACCCGCTGCCGGCAATTAAGCGATGGTCTGCGCAAGCTTGGCATTGATAAAAACGACACGGTTGCGGTGATGATGCCAAACATTCCGGCGATGGTGGAGGCGGCGTTTGGCGTTCCGATGTCAGGCGGCGTGCTTTGCACCTTAAATACGCGCCTTGGCATCAATGCCCTGTGTTTTTGCTTGCAGCATTCAGAAGCCAAAGTGCTAATTTTAGACAGTGAATTTGCCGAGTTAGCCGAAATTATTATCGAAACTTTTCCAGATTTAATTTTGATTCATGCCACCGACAGCGCGATTGAAGTGCCAAGTTTTGGCGTGATGAGCTATGAGGAGCTGCTGGCAAGCTCGGACAATTTGGACAATTGGGAGCGCCCTGAAGATGAATGGGACGCCATTTCGCTTAATTACACCTCAGGCACGACCGGAACGCCCAAAGGCGTCGTTTATCACCATCGCGGTGCAGCGCTCAATGCGGTATCGAACATTTTAGATTGGGACATGCCCAAGCACGCAAGCTATCTTTGGACATTGCCGCTGTTTCATTGCAACGGTTGGAGCTTTCCTTGGACGGTCGCTGAGCGCGCAGGGGTCAACGTTTGCCTTCGTAGTATCGATGCTGATTTGATTTTGACTTTGATTGCTAAGCATGGCGTGACCCATTATTGCGCCGCGCCCGTGGTCCACAATTTGATTGCCAATGGTAAAGACGCGCTGAAATCTGCCATCCGCCACACGGTCAAAGGCTGGGTTGCCGGCGCGCCGCCCTCAACGACGATGCTTGAAAAAATGGAAGCGATGGGCTTTGACATCACCCACGTTTACGGCTTGACCGAAGTTTACGGCCCTGTCACCCTTTGCGCCGAACAAGACGATTGGTTGCAGCTTGACATTGCTGAGCGCGCTCAAAAAAAATCGCGCCAAGGCGTGGCTTCGCATTTAATGACCGGATTTGACGTGTTTAAACAAGGCACTACTGAGCCGGTTGCGGCAGACGGTACTGAAATTGGCGAGCTGGTGTTACAAGGCAATATGGTGATGAAAGGCTATCTAAAAAGCCGAAAAGCGACGGAAGAAGCGCTAAAAGACGGCTGGTTTCGAACCGGCGATTTGGGCGTGAAATTCCCCGATGGCTACATCAAAATCAGCGACCGCTTAAAGGATATTATTATTTCAGGTGGCGAGAACATCTCAAGCATCGAGATTGAAAACGTGTTGTATAAGCTCGCCGCCATTGAAAGCTGCGCCGTTGTTGCTGCTCCCGATGACAAATGGGGCGAGATTCCCATTGCATTTATTGAGATTTATGACGGCAGCAGCTTGACTCGCGATGACGTTATCAGCCATTGCCGAGCACACTTAGCCGGATTTAAAGTGCCAAAACATATCATTTTTACCCAAATCCCCAAAACCAGTACCGGAAAAGTACAAAAATTTGAACTGCGGCAAGCGGCAAAATCACTGGCTCATGAAGCGCCAAAAGTTAAATAA
- the hemA gene encoding glutamyl-tRNA reductase, whose protein sequence is MRLVVIGVNHKTAPVALRERLAFVGDDVTTALRQLKSMSDGCVIVSTCNRTEIYALLPQSIAEQSDGIEQIKSWLAQFKGMAFSEIQAYLYTHQNSHALTHWLRVASGLDSMILGEPQILGQIKQAVQLAQSQQALSSQLSWVIDQVFAAAKRVRSDTQVGAQAVSLGFAAAKLVTQIFDDIASRTLLVVAAGEMNRLVATHIAGLGVGRIIVCNRSPERAQALAAELAAPNRRVEVRGLDALAEVLSEADIVSSCSGSMDALIDKAMTITALKRRRYQPILMVDLAVPRDIEPSIGQLDDVYLYSVDDLQHVIAGNLEQRRQAAVDAELLVSQLVVEMERRFQVRQVGRDIQAYRARTQDQVAQLVAQSLQKLESGEQSAEQTITELSRRLSQTLSHAPSKLMRKAAREGDSALLDFVVTGLHDAYRK, encoded by the coding sequence ATGAGATTAGTGGTCATCGGGGTTAATCATAAAACCGCACCAGTCGCTTTGCGTGAGCGTCTGGCATTTGTCGGTGACGATGTGACGACCGCTTTAAGACAGCTTAAAAGCATGAGCGATGGCTGTGTGATTGTCTCAACCTGCAACCGAACTGAGATTTATGCGCTACTGCCTCAAAGCATCGCCGAGCAATCAGACGGTATTGAACAAATTAAATCTTGGCTTGCGCAATTTAAAGGCATGGCATTTTCTGAAATTCAAGCTTATCTATACACCCATCAAAACTCGCACGCGCTGACGCATTGGCTGCGCGTGGCATCAGGGCTTGACTCGATGATTTTGGGTGAGCCGCAGATTTTGGGGCAAATTAAACAAGCCGTCCAGTTGGCGCAGTCGCAGCAAGCGTTAAGCAGTCAGTTGTCTTGGGTCATTGACCAAGTTTTTGCCGCCGCCAAACGCGTTCGCAGTGACACCCAAGTTGGCGCGCAAGCGGTATCGCTTGGCTTTGCGGCTGCTAAATTGGTCACCCAAATCTTTGATGATATTGCCAGTCGAACGCTTTTGGTGGTTGCCGCAGGCGAGATGAACCGCTTGGTGGCAACTCACATTGCAGGGCTTGGCGTAGGTCGAATTATCGTCTGTAATAGAAGCCCTGAGCGCGCTCAAGCCTTGGCAGCAGAGCTGGCTGCCCCTAACCGTAGGGTTGAAGTTCGCGGGCTTGACGCGCTTGCCGAGGTACTAAGCGAGGCGGATATCGTCAGCAGTTGTAGCGGCAGTATGGACGCGCTGATTGATAAAGCCATGACCATCACGGCGCTAAAACGTCGCCGCTATCAGCCCATATTGATGGTCGATTTGGCAGTGCCGCGCGATATTGAGCCGAGTATTGGGCAGTTGGATGATGTTTATTTGTACTCGGTTGATGACTTGCAGCACGTGATTGCCGGCAATTTAGAGCAGCGCCGGCAAGCTGCCGTTGACGCTGAACTTTTAGTCAGTCAACTGGTCGTTGAAATGGAGCGCCGCTTTCAAGTTCGCCAAGTTGGCCGTGACATTCAAGCTTACCGCGCTCGCACCCAAGACCAAGTTGCCCAGTTGGTGGCTCAGTCCTTGCAAAAGCTTGAATCAGGGGAGCAAAGCGCCGAGCAGACCATCACTGAATTGTCGCGCCGCTTGTCACAAACGCTCAGTCATGCGCCCTCAAAGCTGATGCGCAAAGCCGCTCGCGAAGGCGACAGCGCCCTGCTAGATTTTGTCGTGACAGGGCTTCATGATGCTTATCGAAAATAG
- a CDS encoding tetratricopeptide repeat protein, whose amino-acid sequence MPAVAVAQTTSESHQPTSSDDRLVLNQSITSSPNLYALLDAEFAADRGDMPRALTIYKHEAFKKDATAVFERALGLSIATEHPSRSLSFAKRWQSDNPDHVPAWFYVAHLALKAHDYRLAGSTLNRILRYDPRADLSEILIGIYPHDLDDQRELLAALEPIDSTQNASLSVLKAGLLYQFNDPENALTHINRALMQKPDYIPFITLKADILRKTEPTATVSQFISQARLRIPNSKSLYLYEIRYLLDLKRNLEAQNLLLEAQNRFDNDPEITLLAALVSLDVEDYKTADKLLNILAKSPNYLNQAYYYLGISAERQQRFDQAKYYLNGVMQEDLVLAAREKVVDLELLDDNVDAAIAVLVKLRSQFEVFAPAAYVMQADILWQRGEDNEARQILTKASRRYPNSEMILFARAQLLDNIKDYDVKRTILNHLQTLAPDNLTYQLSFAQLLLAKNKNSVEGTNIARSIIQTRFDDPRYDSNLHLQALNTLAENALANEKFQEVIEYLQTPYDVLPTLESGTLLLRAYQGLNDTEKVTSLLRDLQERFSFGQQNINDRVQLY is encoded by the coding sequence GTGCCGGCGGTTGCCGTAGCCCAAACAACTTCTGAAAGCCACCAGCCAACCTCTTCAGACGACCGCCTTGTCCTTAACCAAAGCATAACTTCCAGTCCCAATCTTTATGCGCTGCTTGATGCTGAGTTTGCGGCTGACCGCGGCGATATGCCCCGCGCCTTAACGATTTACAAGCATGAGGCTTTTAAAAAAGACGCCACCGCGGTTTTTGAGCGGGCACTTGGACTGTCTATCGCCACTGAGCACCCAAGCCGATCGCTAAGCTTTGCTAAGCGCTGGCAGTCGGATAACCCCGACCATGTTCCGGCGTGGTTTTATGTCGCCCATTTGGCGCTCAAGGCTCATGATTATCGTTTGGCAGGCTCAACGCTGAACCGGATTTTGCGATACGACCCACGCGCTGATTTAAGTGAGATTTTGATTGGCATTTATCCCCATGACCTCGATGATCAGCGTGAGCTGCTTGCTGCTCTTGAACCCATTGACAGCACGCAAAACGCCTCTCTTTCGGTGTTAAAAGCGGGGCTGCTATATCAGTTTAATGACCCTGAAAATGCGCTGACGCATATCAACCGCGCTTTGATGCAAAAGCCAGATTATATCCCGTTTATCACTTTAAAAGCAGACATCTTACGTAAAACTGAGCCAACGGCTACGGTCAGTCAATTTATCAGCCAAGCTCGGCTGCGGATTCCCAACAGTAAAAGTCTGTATCTGTATGAGATTCGCTACTTATTGGATTTAAAGCGCAATTTGGAGGCGCAAAATTTGCTTCTTGAAGCGCAAAACCGCTTTGATAACGACCCTGAAATCACCTTGCTTGCCGCGCTTGTTAGCCTTGATGTCGAAGACTATAAAACCGCCGATAAGCTGCTAAACATCTTAGCAAAAAGCCCCAATTATCTAAACCAAGCGTATTATTATTTAGGAATCAGTGCCGAGCGTCAGCAGCGCTTTGATCAGGCAAAATATTATCTAAATGGCGTGATGCAAGAGGACTTGGTGCTTGCAGCTCGTGAAAAAGTGGTCGACCTTGAGCTTCTTGATGACAATGTTGATGCCGCCATTGCGGTATTGGTCAAGCTGCGAAGCCAGTTTGAAGTCTTTGCTCCTGCAGCTTATGTGATGCAAGCAGACATCTTATGGCAGCGCGGCGAGGATAATGAAGCGCGGCAGATTTTGACTAAAGCCAGTCGCCGCTACCCGAACAGCGAGATGATTTTATTTGCCCGCGCCCAACTTCTTGATAACATCAAGGACTATGACGTTAAGCGCACGATATTGAATCACTTGCAAACCTTAGCCCCTGACAATTTGACTTACCAATTAAGCTTTGCGCAATTGTTGTTGGCAAAAAATAAAAACTCAGTAGAAGGGACAAACATTGCGCGCAGCATTATCCAAACTCGCTTTGACGACCCGCGCTACGACAGCAATTTGCATTTACAGGCGTTGAACACCTTGGCTGAAAATGCCCTTGCCAATGAAAAGTTCCAAGAGGTCATTGAGTATTTACAAACGCCTTACGACGTACTACCGACGCTCGAATCAGGAACGCTGCTGTTACGGGCGTACCAAGGGCTCAATGATACGGAGAAAGTGACCAGCCTCTTGCGCGATTTGCAAGAGCGCTTTTCGTTCGGTCAACAAAACATCAACGACCGCGTTCAGCTATATTAG